In Lycium barbarum isolate Lr01 chromosome 9, ASM1917538v2, whole genome shotgun sequence, the DNA window TTTGACAAGAAGTTAATAACTTAGATTACACTATCGCCTCTCAACTTTCTGTCAGGATCACGGTCTTTGGGGGTCATGGTGTTGAAAGTATTCTTAAAGATTTAAATACTGGGAGTTGTGTTGGTAAAATAGTTGAAGGGTTTCCTTTAGTTTTAGGTTTACGATGCATAGTCTTATAATTTTAAACATACTCTTATTTAACTTGGGCCAAATTGTTGGTTTTCTTTCCCAACGAATATAACTTGGCAGAATGACAGAATTACCAATTTTACCTTTTCCCTCGATAGTTTTGCTTTCTGGAGCAAAACTCACTTGGATTTTTCTAACCTTGACATTATTATAGGTACTGTTGAAACATAATTTTTAAGTTGAGATATCTTTCGATAGTGTTTCCAAACCTCTAAATATATCACAGCCGGTGACAATCTTCCACTTCCAATTTCATTATGTAAATTGGTCAAATTGGACACTAATTTGTATAGATAGTTCGTTTTCTTCTTTGCATTtgtttctctttccttttttattttcttctgAATGTTACACAAGAAAATGAAAGGAGGAGCGGAACCTCCTTTTTGTCTGTAGTGTCTTTTGAGAACAAATATCTGTTGTTTCATACTTCCTCAATGGTTAAGTTATGTTGGTCATAAAAGAAGTGGTATCACTTAAGGGGAAATAAGTTTTTAGAGTGACGTGCTTATAGTCTAATTCATAACTTTGAGGATTCGTATTTTGTCGAAAAGCTAGAATTTTCCCCATAAAAACTATGCGAGATGAACAAGGACCAAATACGATTGCGCTTTGTGATTAAAATTTTAATGATCTTGATGTGCCATCCAATCCAAGAATCTCACATTCTGATAATTTATGGGCTCTTGCAAGTGTCTATTGTATCTTAAACTTAGTTTTACCCTGAAGATCAGTTATGGCCTGTAGTTATTGACTTTGAAACTTGTATATGAATATCATTAATTTTGCGTTTTTGTGTAGCCTGATTTCAAAGCCATCAAGAAGCGAATTGAAGATCTCATCACTAGAGATTACTTGGAAAGAGACAAGGAGAATCCGAATTTGTTCAAGTATTTAGCCTGAATCTATGATCTGGTACTCGGCTGAGAATTTTTTGTTCTTTGCACATTGAATCTAGTACAGCTGGTTTTTCCTTGTAACGTGATATAGGACATTGTAGCAGACGAATTCTTTGACCTTTACCTATAAGTAGGCAACTGTGCAGTTCTTAGATTTCACATAGCCTCTTTCTGTCAAGAAGTTGGTGAAGGTTAATACAGGTACTTCTTGCAAGCATAGTCGAGCAAATGCGTCTCCATTTTTTCCCTTGTGTTCGGATCTATTACTTAAACGAATATCTTTGTGATTCTAGTTGCGCCAAAACTTCCCCGTTATTGCTCTGGTGTCCTTTTGCTTTTTTCCTTAATAGGTTGTAAGGTAAAATAATGGGCCTGTGCTCCCGCTGAACCACCCCCCTCGTCGAAGTGTTTGTTACTGTTTTCTGTGTTTCTAGACATAAAATGAAAATGATATTATTTTCATTGAAGTAATTGACGATGAATTGAAGTTAATTGTGAGTGCACGAGCAGAGGCGGATCCACACCATTGGGTGTGGGTTCGCGGGAACCCACAAACTTTTATCCGAACCTTGTATTTATAATGCGAAATCCTTCAAATATGTAAGAAATTTGAGCTGAGAACCCAGTAACAACAGACATTGCTAGTTGGGAATTCACAAGTTTCAATTGGGAATTCACAAGTTTCAAATCCTAGATCTGCCTCTGTGTACGAGTTCGATGAATGTAGAGCTCGAAAAAGCGGAGATACAGGTCCAAGATGATCTGGGTGTAATGCTGTGAGTAGTAGGTCTTTAGTGAATATGTTGACTCGGTAACACGTTCATTGTGCTTCTCTATTTGCATTTTTTAAATCTTTTATTGATTCTTCAACTACTATAGGAACAATTACTTATCTGAACCTCGGTTTTAAACCTTGGTTCTTTAAGATTCCACCTATTACGTCACGCTTCACCTTGTTCTTTAGTTGTAATGAATCACCAGTTTTGGAGATTTTGTTTTCCTTTTCAAAAGTACCGGCAAAACCTGAAAACATTTTATCTCCCAGTGCCTTCTAATAGGTGAAAGTTAATAGAAATAGATTAAAGATTTTTGTTTGATACCAGTTGTATCTCAAAATATTTGGTTGACGAGAAAACAAATTTAACCAACAAGAAAAAACAGGTAAGTGGAGTCATTCGGTCAGAAGCATTCATGAAAAGTATAAGTCATATGACTGAACAGGAAGATTCAGGAGGTAGGAGGAGCATAACATGAGTGATTCGATAGATATGGATTTTTCTATTGTATATAAGCCTCTAAGGaggactaagagcctgtttggatgggcttatgcctataagctgcaaacagtttataagctaaaaaaataagttggggtagtctagctttttttttttggcttataagctgttttcagcttataggctgctttagataagctaagtcaaatgggcctagttattttttttgagcttattttaagcacaaaatgactttaagttggtcagccaaacactcaaaaaagctgaaaacagcttataagcaacttataagccaatccaaacgggctctaatacAACATCAAATACTTATACTAAAAGCTttataaattgtacacgcaatgaatgcttgtaccataagctatataatttatacattttacccaactatttttttatcccacgtggtcaCATGTCAtattacttaatatttattcccttctcatgtatagacatatgcacttcaattttaattctccgacacatttatttcttccgtgcacttttacttgttcacttttgacttttcacgttcttgctgaatatttattcttttctcatgtataaACGTTtgtagttcaattttaattctcctacacaaatttatttcctccgtgcacttttacttgttaacttttgacttttcacgttctttaagaattaataaatcccacgtggatatatgtcataatactgaatatttattctcttctcatgtatacacgtatgcacttcaattttaattctccgacacatatttattcctccgtgcacttttacttattcacctTTGACTTTTCACCTTCTTgatgaatatttattctcttctcatgtatatatgcatgcattttaattttaattctctgacacatatttgtttcctccgtgcacttttacttgttcacttttgacttttcacgttctttaagaattaataaatgaagtacttcctccctctcatattacttggccacattacttgacttttcacattctttaagaattaataaatgaagtactctcttcgtcccatattacttgaccacattactatacttgacttttcacgttctttaataattaataaatgaagtactccattcgtctcatattacttggccacattattaaTAATATacgtctatttttctattctatatttttcttcttcttatatataaacgcccaaggtgAACGAACACAACaataataagttgtacaaaaaacaactgaaattgtactctaagcaggaactaacatgtgtacatttcagaagttgaacattaattctacctcttgtgtgtttactttttaagtccccacaggTCCACACTGTCTTAATTGtcttttcattttcttcatttggcatatattccctctgtttcaatttaagtgtctgcgtttgactagacatggagtttaaaaaataaagagactttcaaatcttgtggttctaaattaaaaatgtgtataatataataaaatatcatttgaatcttgtgattatatttgaattgtcaacttactaaatataaaaagaggcggacataaccaaaataagacaatatttttttattttttaacaacaAACCCCCAAGTGGACGAACacagcaacaataagttgtacaaaaagcaactgaaattgtactctaagtcaggactaacatgtgtatatttcagaagtttaacattaatactacctcttgtgtgtttactttttaagtccgcACGTGTCCACAGTGTCTCAATTATCCTTTCATTTGGTatctactccctctgtctcaatttaagtgtctacatttgactagacacggagtttaagaaataaagataaactatcttgtggttctaaattaaaaatgtgtataatataataaaatatcctttgaatcttgtgattataaacttgacgtgtaagatatttgaattatcaacttactaaatatgaaAAGAGAcgaacataaccaaaataagacaaattttaacaacaattgaaaaattaagggaaaaaataagacaaaaagaaaaaaaatatgaaaactcactaaggagaatcgtgatatcctttgcaaaatatacaaatcataaagattaactaaattgagtaaccaaattaatcatattGAGCCCCGTACATCGCACGGGCATAATTTGCTAGTATGTATATATCCATCCATGTGGtacttcactctacaacatataaaaGCTTGTAATAGAAAAATTTACAAGGAAAAGACCCATAAAGAAAAGTGTTCTAGCATCAATGGTGTAATTTTATTATGACCAAAAAATACATCTAAACTCGGCCCCTCTTACATAGCGGACTAGTTTGCTTGTACGTAAGAGACAAGTTCCTCAACCTATGCCAACTGAGTTAAACCTTGGAGGCAGGTGTAAAATTTATTTACAGAGTCCAGTTACTTATAAGGTGATTACTATTTACATCTTATAATAAATAACATTTAGTAACTTGGTAAAAATGGTAATTAACCTATAGGCTACTATCAGAATTCAAAGGACAACATCAAAGTACACTGATAGTGAAAAGTTTTTAACACTGTCAGTAATGACGTAGAACAAAGCCAACTGTGGAAAAGAAGAGCAAATGGCTCTGGTAGGATACTAGCGGGTAGTAAGCAACTCTGGTTGCTGCTGCCATTGCAGTTCTCAATTCCCTGTAAGATGAAATCCAATTGAGTGAAAAAGAGTAGTAGGTTATATGTAGATACCAATGGCAAAAAATAAAGCATTAGATTCTTACATGGGCTTCTTTCTCATCAAGAAGAAATTAACAAATGCAGAACTGCTTGCAACAACTGCATATCTCATCTTATGACTCCCCTAAGCTGACCTGCAACACAAAATTCCGATTCTTATAGATGGGAATAATCTTTTATCATTTTGTACATGATAAATTTGATGATTCTCTCAACATACAGGGAGAATAGATATATCTCCGAGTCTCGTCAATTTTAACAACTCATCAATCAACTCGAACCATATATACTAATCACGCTACTCTTATGTGCTGTTGTGGAAGTGTATTCTTTGAATTTTTTCCGTCTACAAGTCGAAAGCTAACAATAAGCCGTCTCGATTGCAAATGTATCTGTAGTTGCCATCAAGGAAAAGAAAGTAATAAAGATCAGATAACGACTCGCAAAGAAAACTAAATAAACTAATTGAGATATGGAAAAAGTACATTACTCGTGCAGTTTTACCTTCGATCTGGGAGAGGCAACGAGCATTGCAATTTTATGAATTTACGACAGCATCACCAAGTTTCCTTATTTCTGTCAGATTGTGACTGGCTGTATTGAGAATATCTTACCAACTATAGTATTTACCTATGTACAGATTTACAAGGGCATTGGGAGCGGAACTCATAACATGATAGGTATATATGATTCCTCCACCAAGAGATTGTGACTGGCTGTATTGAGAATATCTTACCAACTATAGTATTTACCTATGTACAGATTTACAAGGGCATTGGGAGCGGAACTCATAACATGATAGGTATATATGATTCCTCCACCAAGAGATTCTCTTTCTGACATCTGCTCAATTGACAGCAAATGGAGGAACGGGTTCAAGATGTGTCCCATGGTTTCAGCGCTATAACTTAAATTTCAACGGCTGATAGCTTCCATGGCGATTCGCACTAAGAGTAATAAGCCGTCAACATCCTGGAAGTTGAAATCGAGGGCCTTCTTTACGGATAATGCAGGCTCTTTACACTGTGTATCACCGGGTCCAGGATAAGCAGCTGCAAAAGCAACACGTGATTTCCTGGAGGCGTCCATTGCTAAATTAACTTCCTGTGCCTGTAAATTTATCAAACTTAAGATACTAGAAAAAGGAACATCGCCAGATCAAAATTAAGATTCAGAACATGAGTTCTCAAGTAATGATGCATGTAAAAGGTTTGGACTTATTTAGAGATAAGCATTTTTGCAATTATGCCCTTTGCCCAAACAACCTGGTGGATGACAATCAAGGGAATAGAAAAATAAATATTCCATCCCTTGGAAGAGAAGTCATCAAACTTCAGTTCTGTTGGGAACATTGCGGATAAAATATGGTGTTCTTTACTTTAACTGGTCTGATGCTGTCATTCACTCAATTAAACCAGACGAATAAAAGAGTTAGACAACATTATATAGTTCTCTACTTTATCTGGTCTAATGATTCTCTCCTTCGAAAATATGTTAGATTAGAGATCTCATTCACTCAAGaagactaatagcctgtttggccaagattccaaaatctgcttattttgaaacgtgtttttttttttttgagacttaTTTTGAAACGTGCTTTTTGTTAGAAGTGTTTTTTGAAAAAATACTTCTGGAAAGTAACAGTTTGTGTTtagctaatcaatttgaaaacaTTTTTTTCCAATATTAGAATAGTACTTTGTGCTTGGCCAATGTTCTAATAGTGCTTCAGAGACAAAGCTActttttttagcttctaaaaaagGCTTCTGCTACTACTCAAAAGCTTACTTTTTACTTGAAAGGTTGGCCAAACACACCAACtttctaaaataagcacttttggctTCCTAGAAGCTTGGCCATGCAGGCTATAGCTCATTAATGGAGCTGAAATTTATGAATACTTACAAAGTTAAATAGCCTCGTGAAGCTGGCACGGTTTCTGGCCGAGACAACATGAGTTCCGGCAACCTGGGGAGAAGCAACACCTTTCGCCAAGGCAACCTTGTCTACCATAGTTGGATTGTTCAAATTGTCGACATCCGAGGCAGAAGAGGAGGGGGATTCACCTAGTGTATGATGATAAGAAATCCAGTAAGTGTAACCCTTAAAAAGAGGTCCACTCCATTAATAAGAGAGTCCAAGACACTTCATCAATACTAATCAGATATAACTGTTTTGtttaaagtaaaagaaaaaaaaaatgttatttgCCCTTGTTAAACTTTTATTCCTGATAAAAAAGAGTTAAATCACTAATTAAACTACTTTTGGTAAGCTGATTCATAATAATGCTATGGTTCCTCTTAGCTATTATTTCTTTAAAAAGATGGACAGTACTAATTTCCAGTCAACTCTTTAATCTTCAATATTCCGAAAGTTAATACTACTTTTTCTAATAAAAAACCCAAGGGATCAATTGTTTACAACTGTCAAAACATATATACTACTAATACCCAATAATTGATAATTCTTGAAGAAAATCCCTTTGCAGCATTGATCATCAGAGATAAATGTTATTTATGTCAATTGTAATGATGATTTAGGAATAATTTAAATCCTTCTACAATGTTGCGTCCACTGCACAACTTAACATTCCGTATTTTCATCTTTCTCTTGGAATTAAAATGGAATAAAATTGTAATAGACATCCTTTTTTGGGGGGCAAAAGCCAGTATAGTAACAAACTTTATAACCAATTATTTATAaagaaatattttatttttcagtCTCCTCAGAAAAATTCTGGAGTTATCTAGCCATGACCGACTCATCTTTTATCTTCGACAATTCACAGGTACAGGAAAGCATTACACAAATGGTTTAATGTAGTACGAATAAAAAGTTGAGAACATCTTGTCAACCCATATAAAGCACCACGCCACTTGAGTAACATCAAAGGTTAAACTAGCAGTCTAAAGGGGCGTGTCGGTCCAAGTGGAAGTGTCTACAATAAAATTGGTATCATGATGTAAGATATATATTTTACAGGTGAATCTCTAGCAAATTACCTGGAGGAAAAATTTGCAGGGCTGTTTGTAGTTCATTTCTATATCTGTTTGCATTGAAATGAGAGGAATAGATTACTCGCATGTACGCGACCTCCATGCATTTATAGGCTAGTGAAACAGCAGCCATGTCTTTCAATCTCTCATATTCATGGGCAACAAACCTATAAATATAACAAGATTTAAGTCCCAGAATCAGCATTACTTGGTATTTGGAATTTCTATAGTACTTCAGGATCTCCTTTGGCATTATAACAACTAATTTCTCCGGAACAAGAGACTCTTAGGATTATACACTACGAGAATAGAATATAAATAAGATGTGTGAAAAGGCATCCAACAAAAGAAGTTTTTCTTACATATCACAAAGTAGTATTATCAATTATGTTATCCCAAAGTGCATATCTCTCTTTGTGAGTGGAAAATTAAAAGCTCCCAGTAATCACAGGACAATATGTCAAGAAAATAGTTTAGGTCAACAAAGATTTCAAAAATGCGTGGCATGGTAAGGAACCTATTTCCAATGATTATATGAACTAATATATCACTAACTGGTATTATTTCAGATTAGACCATTAATAGCACCAAAATTATACAGTTATATCTGCTACTGTTACAACTGATGGTCGGTTCTCCAACAAGGACAGTATCCTAACAAGTTAATAAGGTTACATTCAAAAATTACAACTGACAAATCTGTTGGTACAATACAAAGCCGGATAGTAACAAAAATTCTCCAGTGACATTTTAAAAAGTCCAAATCCTTAACCAAAAAATGCTACTATTGTAAAGAACAGAAAACATAGTATTGAGTAGGGTTCCCATAAAGTTCGTGATAACGAATGAAGATTGTAAGAGAACAGAGAATCGAATTTAAGCTTCATTCTAGCAAGAGGGTTCTTGTTTCTCAATCATTCTTGAGCAACTTTATACTCCCTTTACTGAATCTGTAAGCAAAAGCTTATTCTCGTAACTAGTTCATTAAAGAATACAGCTTAGATATCTCAGCCCTGCACTTCGACGTAGTACGAAAGTAAAATCCACTTATGAATTTGTGCAATTAGGGTAACAATGAATGAACTGATGCAACGACTAGACAACTCACTCGCACAGTTTTGCAGTGCTGCTATAAATTTGCCTTGACTGGTTCATTTCACTGTGCTTGGTGTTGTCGTTGCATGATTCTAACAAGGATGCTCCATGGAGAAACTTTAGGGTTGCTTGAAAATAGAGACCTGTACTTTCACTTGACCCAGTGTTCTGAAACAAGAGGTCAAGTTATGCCAACACAAATGAgtaaaaaataaacaaaagagAGCAAATGATAAAGCATATCATCGCCCCCCCTCTTTTTCTTGTATGAAGGAAAATTATGTAAACCTTGAGGCGATCTGCCAGATGTTTAAGGTTTGTGGCTTCTTTAATAGCATTCGCAGCAGCTTGACTTGCAGAATCCTTCCGAGCAGGGCTATCCCGAACCTTATGTGCAGGCGGAGTAGAGTGTCGCAAACTATTAGGCGTGTTTCCAGGGTGGCTTTCAGACTTTTTACCCTGTTTTGAAGCATTCAACATCTCTCCTTCAAAAGCAGGAACTGGTTGTGAAGATGGAACTGTCTCATTCTGACCTCTTATTGAAGGAGATGTTAAGTGTGACTTCCCTTTCTCAAGTACTTCAATTTTCTCTGCTTTGTCAGCAATCTTCCTAAACGATCTCCCATCATCCCGATCAGTTAGACGAGCCTGCCTTTTATCCAGACTGGACGTAACATCTACTTTAACTTCAGCACCATCATGATCGCCAAATTTCGATCGATTATCTCCTTTAGCATTCTCATTCAACAATTTTCCAAAACAATCTTTCTTGGAACCTTGTTGTAATCTATCAGGACCGGCACCAGATTTATCCTCAATCTTGTTTCTTCCGGATGTCAATTTCCCCTCATCTGTTCTTCGATCTGAAGATTCATTTGAAATATCAGGATCCTTAGTCTTGCATTTGCCAGAATCAGATCTGACAGTACGATTCTTTTCTTTATGCTGAGACAACAAAGCCTTCTCATCCCCATTATTATGTAACTGACTGTTGTTCCTTCTTTCATTATTTAGGCCTTGGTCCGGGTTCTCTGTCATGCAAGCATATTGATTAGCTTGACCTAATGGATCACCCGTTACATCAGTGTCCTGAGGAGTAGCAAAATCAGAACCTGTAATCTTTGCTTTGATTTTAGCACCTGATACATCATGGACATCTTTCTCCTGGTAATCAAGTCCAGACGACTCCATTCCATGATCCTTGCCATTGGAAAACCTTCTTGGTGTAGAACTGGGAACGGAACTAGCATTCTTGTGATCGTCTTTTCTCTTGGTGTTCCTTTTAGTTGATGAACAGTTATCTGTATTTGAAATCCTGAAAGGAGATGAAGATACCGATTCTACTGGTGAACCCTTCAGTTCCTGAAGACTAGCTCTGTTCTTATGTGAACCAGACACTTTAGAAGAGCTCGAAGTGGCTGCAACAGAAGGCTGCAAAGCAGACAAATCCCTTTTTGAAGAATCTCCAGCATCAGCACTTCGCTGAGATAGAGTGCTATCTAGATCTTGTCCGACTCGCTCTTCCTTACCTCTACCTTTTCCATCAGTTCCTCCACTAGCTCTGCTTCTGCTGGAGTCTTTTCCCTCAGACTTAGAGACCCttgctttcttttctttcctaCGTCCGTTATCACGTGTCTCTTCTATAATTTCTCGGGGAGGTTGTGTCTCGGGATCCTGGGATTCACTCCGTTTTCTCTTCTTAAGGGAGTCTTTACTGTCACATTTATTGACTGAACCATCCAAAGTATGGCTTTCTGGATTTGTTGCTAAAGCCAAATTTTTAAATGAATCAGCCTTTGACTTCTTGTATTTATATTTATCCCTAACCTTTTCCGATCCACTGTTCGACAAACCAGTGCTTGAGCTATGTCCCAGTTTTGCCCCAATGGGGTCGTCATCATAATGTACATCATCTCTCCTGAACTTTTTAGCTGTAGAACCATCCAAATCTGTCTCACTTGTGTTCCTCATCTTCGAATTTTTTATACCTGCAAAACATGTCACATAGAGTAAAGAGAAGTTCCAGAAATTCAAGGATTTCATCAAGTTCAAAATATGACAGCTTCAGACAATATACCCCCATCAGAATGGTTCTCAAGTgatcttctcttctctttttgtTTAAGTCTCAGCTTCTCTATGTTTGAGCTACTTGGCAGGCCCACCAGTTGATGCCCATTTTCATCAGCGGGAGAATTAGTAGTTCCGTTCGAGCTTCTGCTATTTGGGGTCCCCTTATGGTTTCTTTTGACACCGTTTGATGACAGTGAACCTTCCTGTTTTGTTGCACTTGACACACCTTTTGATCCATAAATTTTCTTCCCAACAGCATCAGCAGCTTGTATACCTGCTTTTTGGTGGTCTTGGCTGGCATGCAACGTGTCAATAGAAGTTACTCCTGAGAGGGCCACACCAGGATATTCATGCTGACTATATATTTTGTCAGAAGCATGGGTGGTAGCACCACTCATCGGCACCTGGTAAAGAGCTCTTAGAGCCTTCGTCGTTTCTTCTTCACTGATACCACAGCGATTCATTCCAGGCCTAGAAGATGAAGATAATTAATTAGCATTAAAAAAAACATCTTAAATAGCAGATATTGTTTTCTGTCGTAACGATTTAGTATAAACATGATAAACTTTCAACGTAACATCTATTGTTATACGTCTTTACTTTAAAGAATATGACTTCTCCTGATAGAGAAAAATTACTTATACAAGACAGATAATCATGATAAACAGATGAATGCAAGGTTAGAGAAAACTTACAGCCAGGTTTGCAATCTA includes these proteins:
- the LOC132609065 gene encoding cysteine-tryptophan domain-containing zinc finger protein 3; the protein is MISVGSRDGRKRIGLGFDVMMEETELEEGEAYCYDNNNNDSNIDPDVSFSYLDEKLHNVLGHYQKDFEGGVSAENLGSRFGGYGSFLPTYQRSPSWSQPRTSPEANNNNRQITPHNLLPEGGRQTSLGSSCTSLSGRPVASSARLPALRAPQFKGERNSAQPTTQAADSNSKSEKVKKPRKASDLKTLKVRIKVGTNNLSTRKNAEIYSGLGLDDSPSSSLDGSPMDSEGVSRDVQVSPDESPTSILQIMTSHPMRDILLLSPLSDELINLTENEKIWGKCEYEGKKKASLETLTLANGTHYANGEVSEARKLKTYDKDALAKGKGYDNQNGSALSSKKEIDIDGLACEELVSKALKLPLLSNRNPNFADPPKDAEKTADSSKTASKSKTKEASSERVSKKSLLPVAAMDTNSVEGSGGKVSSSRRTMEIKGTYCNDHSSGYLKKEGNNEEEEADDSSNNGQAKDGNVPNVDAVSPLKQSSRQKSSSNNEDGMKLALEKELFASADTMKPIGNQCHNAQSTEVLKESSVADLSIASKGKKTSSSTNLSDSEDLKKNLARDKYKEFFGDVELELDDAETGLEQIHSKEMLKGSDAISKKRLERNSSMKERVNGRKTEKPFASAEYPKLASTGAPHTVCESNPAAPPGAGAPVVKEDWVECDKCQTWRLLPLGTDPDSLPKKWVCRLQTWLPGMNRCGISEEETTKALRALYQVPMSGATTHASDKIYSQHEYPGVALSGVTSIDTLHASQDHQKAGIQAADAVGKKIYGSKGVSSATKQEGSLSSNGVKRNHKGTPNSRSSNGTTNSPADENGHQLVGLPSSSNIEKLRLKQKEKRRSLENHSDGGIKNSKMRNTSETDLDGSTAKKFRRDDVHYDDDPIGAKLGHSSSTGLSNSGSEKVRDKYKYKKSKADSFKNLALATNPESHTLDGSVNKCDSKDSLKKRKRSESQDPETQPPREIIEETRDNGRRKEKKARVSKSEGKDSSRSRASGGTDGKGRGKEERVGQDLDSTLSQRSADAGDSSKRDLSALQPSVAATSSSSKVSGSHKNRASLQELKGSPVESVSSSPFRISNTDNCSSTKRNTKRKDDHKNASSVPSSTPRRFSNGKDHGMESSGLDYQEKDVHDVSGAKIKAKITGSDFATPQDTDVTGDPLGQANQYACMTENPDQGLNNERRNNSQLHNNGDEKALLSQHKEKNRTVRSDSGKCKTKDPDISNESSDRRTDEGKLTSGRNKIEDKSGAGPDRLQQGSKKDCFGKLLNENAKGDNRSKFGDHDGAEVKVDVTSSLDKRQARLTDRDDGRSFRKIADKAEKIEVLEKGKSHLTSPSIRGQNETVPSSQPVPAFEGEMLNASKQGKKSESHPGNTPNSLRHSTPPAHKVRDSPARKDSASQAAANAIKEATNLKHLADRLKNTGSSESTGLYFQATLKFLHGASLLESCNDNTKHSEMNQSRQIYSSTAKLCEFVAHEYERLKDMAAVSLAYKCMEVAYMRVIYSSHFNANRYRNELQTALQIFPPGESPSSSASDVDNLNNPTMVDKVALAKGVASPQVAGTHVVSARNRASFTRLFNFAQEVNLAMDASRKSRVAFAAAYPGPGDTQCKEPALSVKKALDFNFQDVDGLLLLVRIAMEAISR